One Spirochaeta africana DSM 8902 genomic window carries:
- a CDS encoding iron-containing alcohol dehydrogenase, which produces MKTNTPQLWEGSAAVRTLAQHIRDRGLRMILIVTDAAQWAGDRLETLLSGLQEQGVTWQIYTGTGSEATTDNIEEAAELYGITGCEGIVTFGGTASIDCGKVTAAHLYRPATPLSRLKRIIRSCGRHIPLFEITSSVDNPSVLGSAAAVIDGKTGRRLVLHGPDLQADAVVCDPELQPARVG; this is translated from the coding sequence ATGAAAACCAACACACCACAGCTGTGGGAGGGATCCGCTGCCGTGCGCACGCTTGCCCAGCACATTCGGGATCGCGGCCTGCGGATGATACTGATTGTAACGGATGCAGCCCAATGGGCCGGCGACCGTCTTGAAACCCTGTTATCCGGACTGCAGGAGCAGGGTGTAACCTGGCAGATCTATACCGGTACCGGCAGTGAGGCCACCACCGATAATATCGAGGAAGCCGCCGAACTCTACGGGATAACCGGCTGCGAGGGCATTGTGACCTTTGGTGGTACCGCCAGCATCGACTGCGGCAAGGTTACCGCAGCGCATCTCTACCGTCCAGCAACCCCGCTCAGCCGCCTCAAGCGAATTATCCGCTCCTGCGGCCGCCATATTCCATTGTTCGAGATCACCTCTTCGGTTGACAATCCCTCGGTCCTCGGTTCAGCTGCTGCAGTCATCGATGGTAAAACCGGTCGGCGGTTGGTGCTGCACGGTCCTGATCTGCAGGCGGATGCGGTTGTCTGCGACCCGGAGCTGCAGCCTGCCAGGGTAGGCTGA
- a CDS encoding tetratricopeptide repeat protein, producing the protein MSKIIPFPGADETSGASGSDDTDTGDWYRGSSLGLTPEQLAVCLRSDSSDYRELVAVSTDLPPGAVQHTRIIRRVTQLLALCADDSPVRMTDRGYLPRSMVKTLAAQAYREADDGDLVGPRLAHREADLPELVRDRQLAELAGLLQIDQQRRALEITSVGKEIVEQQDWGRCYGLLLQAVLDNPGIFAEFDRIEDDGWLSFMTLLWLHLCREESPDVSGIFVWDLAWVSATVLGDSLDADPVESNLLETLRHVVELRFVQRFALPFGLLTEQDSLSPPAGLLPDNPQQPELFHRRRQLQRYCPTELLTTALHWRTQPPQRILLSDVEGALSMCQLAEQLDQSGYADYRARNLFLQSLARDPQLPEAYLGLAGRQYEPAAAEQIISLGIAACTPPDGAADSNLADLLPMILFRIRMRMIGRRYPEAEQDLRWLSSSGGHAVPGIQQLLFSCVIAQENIDQAELLLEEGFPHDSMEYHWNRVLIAYARGGAAQARPVLNAALQANPNIPELLYELRNLPDLVMDGAEPPPSSEAYAVLYLDAASDAWLSVKNARQWVMKQQRK; encoded by the coding sequence ATGAGCAAGATCATTCCTTTTCCGGGTGCTGACGAGACTTCTGGGGCGTCTGGTTCCGACGACACGGATACCGGTGATTGGTATCGTGGTTCCAGTCTCGGTCTGACGCCGGAGCAGCTGGCTGTCTGTCTGCGCAGCGACAGCAGTGATTATCGCGAGCTGGTAGCGGTCTCGACGGATTTACCGCCCGGGGCCGTGCAGCATACCAGGATTATCAGGCGGGTGACACAGCTGCTTGCATTATGTGCCGACGACAGCCCCGTCCGAATGACCGATCGTGGGTATCTGCCCCGGTCGATGGTCAAAACTCTGGCTGCACAGGCATATCGTGAGGCGGATGATGGTGATCTTGTCGGTCCTCGTTTGGCACACCGTGAGGCAGATCTACCCGAGCTGGTACGCGATCGGCAGCTGGCAGAGCTGGCCGGGTTACTGCAGATCGATCAGCAGAGGAGAGCCCTGGAAATCACCTCAGTGGGGAAGGAAATCGTAGAACAGCAGGACTGGGGACGCTGTTATGGCCTGCTACTGCAGGCGGTACTGGACAATCCGGGAATCTTTGCCGAGTTTGACAGGATCGAGGATGATGGATGGCTGAGCTTCATGACGCTGTTGTGGCTTCACCTGTGTCGCGAGGAATCTCCTGATGTCTCCGGGATCTTTGTCTGGGATCTTGCCTGGGTGTCTGCAACGGTGTTGGGGGATTCTCTGGATGCTGATCCGGTCGAGTCGAACCTGCTGGAAACACTCAGGCATGTCGTTGAGCTGAGGTTTGTGCAACGGTTTGCGCTGCCCTTCGGATTGCTGACCGAGCAGGACAGTCTGTCGCCGCCAGCCGGACTGCTGCCGGATAACCCGCAGCAACCGGAGCTGTTCCACCGTCGCCGCCAGCTGCAGCGGTACTGCCCGACCGAGCTGCTGACCACGGCGTTACACTGGCGTACACAACCCCCGCAGCGGATTCTGCTGTCGGATGTTGAGGGTGCCCTGAGCATGTGCCAGCTTGCCGAGCAGCTGGATCAGAGCGGATATGCGGACTACCGCGCTCGCAATCTCTTTTTGCAAAGTCTGGCACGGGATCCACAGCTCCCCGAGGCATACCTTGGCCTGGCGGGGCGGCAGTACGAACCGGCAGCAGCCGAGCAGATCATCTCGCTGGGGATCGCCGCCTGTACGCCACCCGATGGGGCTGCCGACTCCAACCTGGCCGACCTGCTGCCCATGATATTGTTCCGCATCCGCATGCGCATGATAGGGCGTCGCTATCCCGAGGCCGAGCAGGATCTGCGCTGGCTGAGTTCGTCCGGTGGCCACGCCGTGCCGGGTATCCAGCAGCTGTTGTTCAGCTGTGTCATCGCCCAGGAAAACATTGACCAGGCTGAGCTCTTGCTGGAGGAGGGGTTTCCCCATGATTCCATGGAGTATCACTGGAATCGTGTGCTGATTGCATATGCCCGCGGGGGCGCAGCCCAGGCCCGGCCGGTACTGAACGCGGCCCTGCAGGCCAACCCCAACATTCCTGAACTGCTGTATGAACTCAGGAATCTCCCCGATCTGGTGATGGACGGAGCGGAACCACCGCCGTCGTCCGAGGCGTATGCGGTGCTCTATCTTGATGCGGCCAGCGATGCCTGGCTCTCGGTGAAGAATGCACGACAGTGGGTAATGAAGCAGCAGCGAAAATGA
- a CDS encoding TetR/AcrR family transcriptional regulator, which produces MPEQTKDLRVQRTTRNLKRALQQLLWHQRLEEVKVQDICARAMVHRATFYAHYQDKYHLFQEILDDIAAEIEGNSRPSGPGVLPRQLYLQTAARAIDYVSRHREHLRDTLRSNKDSMAYFMIYNAAQDFITNLLKQYQQVNDYLLPVEVISRFTTAGLTGLVFYWVESDAPYTKQEMRRMLQTIITHNHYIDRKKSRKRL; this is translated from the coding sequence ATGCCGGAACAAACAAAAGATTTGCGAGTACAGCGGACGACTCGCAATCTGAAACGAGCCCTGCAGCAGCTGTTGTGGCACCAGCGCCTGGAAGAGGTCAAGGTGCAGGACATCTGTGCCCGGGCAATGGTGCATCGTGCCACGTTCTATGCGCACTACCAGGATAAATATCATCTGTTTCAGGAGATTCTTGATGATATAGCCGCCGAGATTGAGGGCAACAGCCGCCCCAGCGGCCCGGGGGTGCTGCCACGCCAGTTGTATCTGCAAACGGCAGCACGGGCCATCGACTATGTCAGCCGACATCGAGAGCATCTGCGCGATACCTTGCGCAGCAACAAGGATTCAATGGCCTATTTCATGATCTACAATGCTGCCCAGGATTTTATCACCAACCTGCTGAAGCAGTACCAGCAGGTGAACGATTATCTGTTGCCGGTGGAGGTTATCTCGCGCTTTACCACGGCAGGCCTTACCGGTCTGGTATTTTACTGGGTCGAGAGTGACGCTCCCTACACCAAGCAGGAAATGCGCCGGATGCTGCAGACGATCATTACCCATAACCATTACATAGATCGCAAAAAGAGTCGCAAGCGGCTGTAG
- a CDS encoding GH1 family beta-glucosidase, which translates to MNELQFPHNFIWGTATASYQVEGATREDGRGLSIWDTFPRTPGNVWGGETGDVAADQYHRYEEDIALMKAAGLQAYRFSIAWPRILPDGTGEVNQAGIQYYRRLAQALHDAGIQPTATLYHWDLPQALEDAGGWPERATAEAFGKYAEICFRELGDLITNWITLNEPWCTAYLGYEYGQHAPGRTDPAAAARAIHHLNLGHGLAVQAFREGNYRGEIGITWNLMLPRPATRRPEDKKAAELAIARESRMFTDPVAGKGYPQEYLDLAGLSLPLQDGDLDIISQRIDFAGINYYTEGAVAWDDNAPLKVRMVPVHQPTTIMDWPIVPDGLHRMLHWLNAELPEVPLYITENGYARQEDIELQPDGSKRILDHDRIEYLRTHFAAAARAIHDGIPLKGYYIWSFIDNFEWAHGYSKRFGIVYCDYTTMERIPKNSYYFIREVIAGHERFQA; encoded by the coding sequence ATGAACGAGCTGCAATTTCCACACAATTTTATCTGGGGGACAGCCACCGCCAGCTATCAGGTAGAGGGTGCCACCCGCGAGGATGGTCGCGGCCTCAGCATCTGGGACACCTTTCCCCGCACGCCGGGCAATGTTTGGGGCGGAGAAACCGGCGATGTTGCCGCTGATCAGTATCATCGCTACGAAGAGGATATAGCTCTCATGAAGGCCGCCGGGCTGCAGGCATACCGATTCTCGATTGCATGGCCAAGAATCCTGCCCGATGGAACCGGCGAGGTAAACCAGGCCGGGATTCAGTATTACCGTCGTCTCGCACAGGCCCTCCATGATGCCGGGATTCAGCCGACGGCTACCCTCTACCACTGGGATCTGCCGCAAGCCCTGGAAGACGCTGGCGGGTGGCCTGAACGGGCCACTGCCGAGGCATTCGGCAAATACGCTGAGATCTGTTTCCGGGAACTGGGAGACCTGATTACCAACTGGATTACCCTGAACGAACCATGGTGCACCGCCTACCTGGGCTATGAGTATGGGCAACATGCCCCGGGACGAACGGATCCGGCCGCAGCAGCGCGGGCAATTCATCACCTGAATCTGGGTCATGGCCTGGCGGTACAGGCCTTCCGCGAGGGAAACTATCGCGGCGAAATCGGAATAACCTGGAACCTCATGCTGCCACGACCGGCAACCAGACGACCCGAGGACAAAAAGGCTGCTGAACTGGCGATTGCCCGTGAATCACGCATGTTTACCGATCCGGTAGCCGGCAAGGGGTATCCGCAGGAGTACCTTGATCTGGCCGGATTGAGCCTGCCACTGCAGGATGGCGATCTGGACATCATCAGCCAGCGAATCGATTTTGCCGGTATAAACTACTACACCGAGGGAGCAGTGGCCTGGGACGACAACGCTCCCCTGAAGGTGCGTATGGTACCGGTTCATCAGCCAACTACTATCATGGACTGGCCGATTGTGCCCGATGGACTACATCGCATGCTGCACTGGCTGAATGCTGAACTCCCCGAGGTACCGCTGTACATAACCGAGAACGGCTACGCACGCCAGGAAGACATTGAGCTGCAGCCGGACGGCAGCAAGCGTATCCTGGATCATGACCGGATTGAGTACCTCAGGACCCATTTTGCGGCGGCAGCCCGGGCTATCCACGACGGAATTCCCCTGAAAGGCTATTACATCTGGTCGTTTATTGATAACTTCGAATGGGCTCACGGGTACTCAAAGCGTTTTGGTATTGTATACTGTGATTACACAACCATGGAACGCATTCCCAAAAACAGCTACTATTTTATTCGGGAAGTTATTGCCGGCCATGAACGATTCCAAGCCTGA
- a CDS encoding nuclear transport factor 2 family protein — protein sequence MNTDAKLQELRACWLRYLDAYLSQRNLEAISELVGPGIHGVGTALDELAFSREASLQLFQRDIAQAANPIAYTIRKEHLSIPSATVGLVVCELDLTTEMLGQQLKLNHMRMSLVFVRTRDDWLLEHIHVSFPAELHGPDESYPYKELEERAAILQREVTERTARLQHALAQKDILMRELHHRVKNNLSLVSSLIGLSDLNSADDVADIRHRIKAIGLVHDKLFQLGTADQVPLREYLQDLLQTVFGSLATRPIEIQNQAAEIELPSHLAIPLGLLVNELATNAIKYGFTDESPAWFLVQLEPAGPGEIRAGQDIRNAVLRVTNSGPPFPDGVSLETAESMGLRLVQAMAEQLGGQLELTRKPRPLFTVTFPA from the coding sequence ATGAACACCGATGCCAAATTGCAGGAGCTCCGCGCCTGCTGGCTTCGCTATCTGGATGCCTATCTGTCACAGCGGAATCTTGAGGCGATCAGCGAGTTGGTCGGCCCGGGAATACACGGTGTCGGCACCGCTCTGGATGAACTGGCCTTCTCTCGCGAAGCATCCCTGCAGCTGTTTCAGCGGGATATCGCCCAGGCAGCCAACCCGATAGCCTACACAATCCGCAAGGAGCATCTGAGCATCCCGTCGGCGACGGTCGGGCTGGTGGTCTGTGAGCTCGACCTGACTACCGAGATGCTGGGTCAGCAACTTAAACTCAACCACATGCGCATGAGCCTGGTATTCGTCCGCACCCGGGATGACTGGCTCCTTGAACATATCCATGTCTCGTTCCCTGCAGAGCTCCATGGCCCCGATGAGTCATACCCCTACAAGGAACTGGAAGAGCGGGCAGCGATACTGCAACGCGAGGTCACCGAGCGTACGGCCCGGCTGCAGCATGCACTGGCACAGAAGGATATCCTGATGCGTGAGCTGCATCATCGGGTAAAAAATAACCTCAGCCTTGTATCCTCACTGATCGGGCTCAGCGACCTGAACTCGGCAGATGATGTGGCCGATATACGCCACCGGATCAAGGCCATCGGTCTGGTGCACGACAAGCTTTTTCAGCTGGGCACCGCAGACCAGGTGCCGCTGCGGGAGTACCTGCAGGATCTGCTGCAGACAGTGTTCGGTTCGCTGGCGACACGACCAATCGAGATTCAAAACCAGGCCGCCGAGATCGAACTGCCATCGCACCTGGCTATTCCACTGGGTCTGCTGGTAAACGAATTGGCAACCAATGCTATCAAGTACGGTTTTACCGACGAATCGCCAGCCTGGTTCCTGGTGCAGCTTGAGCCGGCAGGTCCGGGGGAGATCCGGGCTGGGCAGGATATCCGCAATGCGGTACTGCGGGTTACCAATTCCGGCCCGCCCTTTCCGGACGGTGTTTCGCTGGAAACTGCCGAATCAATGGGGCTGCGCCTGGTACAGGCAATGGCCGAGCAGCTGGGAGGCCAACTGGAACTGACACGCAAACCCCGGCCGCTGTTCACCGTAACGTTTCCGGCATGA
- a CDS encoding putative bifunctional diguanylate cyclase/phosphodiesterase → MIRVTDPAPDRYVPEIGFFLDRLMLIFAGALLAAVPLNHFSGNTFFVYYNLVIAGMILSIFMLRRSLSILLQIVLLLCAGYAHVIPSMAYSGLIGTGFIMMATLQVLAIVFLRTRTAIILGSSAVAVTAGFAAMVGFGVITYAPPVLARMNSGQEWIIRTISVAAYLLLATTTVQYLRSRMFQAIDRLQVINAELTAMKDHAEHLAYYDELTGLPNRHSFHQHVERRIAAGCGPAALLLLDLRRFRLINSIYGGEHGDQILITIARVLQEHRPAGLYLARMSGDEFAGWFEYEEPQQLFDALLEFRHIGRAALAEVHPHYDLSYCAAYSLFPEHGGDYGQCFMNTGIAMRQAKLHGSSSVLAYTPDMGDHVHAENLLEAELKQAVRDENFTLVYQPKIDIHTRQVLGVEALARWNSPRLGDIPPARFIPALTHSSLIEGFTLQILQQAARDLGKLQGKFGPSITIAVNISPAVALSPEFPQQCCAILQQYRIDPAAIILEITEDILITELETARTAVARFRSLGIRVSLDDFGTGYAGLSYLRNIPFHELKIDRSFVQDIAENPRSLHLFRIICEMAELFGFSVIAEGVETEAQHAALRESSCRIAQGFYYARPENL, encoded by the coding sequence ATGATTCGTGTTACCGACCCCGCACCGGACAGATACGTACCAGAGATCGGCTTCTTTCTGGACAGACTTATGCTGATCTTTGCCGGGGCTCTGCTTGCTGCAGTACCGTTGAATCACTTCAGCGGGAATACATTCTTTGTATACTACAACCTGGTGATTGCCGGCATGATTCTGTCGATCTTCATGCTGCGCCGTTCTCTCTCGATACTGCTTCAGATTGTGCTGCTGCTGTGCGCAGGCTATGCCCATGTTATTCCTTCCATGGCCTACAGCGGGCTGATTGGCACCGGGTTTATCATGATGGCCACCCTGCAGGTTCTGGCTATTGTGTTCCTGCGCACCCGAACCGCCATTATCCTGGGATCCTCGGCTGTTGCAGTTACTGCCGGGTTTGCCGCCATGGTCGGTTTCGGTGTAATCACCTACGCACCACCAGTCCTGGCCAGGATGAATTCAGGCCAGGAATGGATTATCAGGACTATCAGTGTTGCGGCCTACCTTCTGTTGGCAACCACCACGGTGCAGTATCTGCGCTCCCGGATGTTCCAGGCTATCGATCGGTTACAGGTTATCAACGCCGAACTTACCGCCATGAAGGACCATGCCGAACACCTGGCGTATTATGATGAGTTAACCGGCCTGCCCAATCGCCACAGTTTTCACCAGCATGTCGAACGGCGTATCGCCGCGGGCTGTGGCCCGGCAGCGCTGCTGCTGCTGGATTTGCGCCGCTTTCGACTGATCAACTCCATCTATGGAGGCGAACATGGCGATCAGATACTGATCACGATCGCCAGGGTTCTGCAGGAACACCGCCCGGCGGGACTGTACCTGGCGCGTATGAGCGGAGACGAGTTCGCCGGCTGGTTCGAGTACGAGGAACCTCAGCAGCTGTTTGACGCACTTCTGGAATTCCGACATATCGGAAGGGCAGCACTGGCAGAGGTGCACCCCCACTACGATTTATCGTACTGTGCAGCATACAGCCTTTTCCCCGAACACGGCGGCGATTATGGGCAATGTTTCATGAACACCGGGATTGCTATGCGCCAGGCCAAACTGCATGGCAGTTCATCGGTTCTGGCCTATACCCCCGATATGGGAGATCATGTACATGCCGAGAATTTGCTGGAAGCCGAATTGAAGCAGGCAGTCCGGGATGAGAATTTCACCCTTGTATATCAACCCAAGATAGACATTCACACCCGACAGGTTCTCGGTGTAGAGGCCCTGGCCCGGTGGAACTCTCCCCGACTCGGCGACATCCCGCCCGCCCGGTTTATCCCTGCGCTGACCCACAGCAGCCTTATAGAAGGCTTTACGCTGCAAATCCTGCAGCAGGCTGCCCGTGACCTCGGAAAACTCCAGGGAAAATTCGGCCCGAGCATCACCATAGCCGTGAATATATCGCCAGCAGTGGCCCTGTCGCCGGAATTCCCCCAACAGTGCTGCGCGATCCTGCAGCAGTACCGGATCGATCCTGCTGCCATCATTCTGGAGATTACCGAGGATATACTTATAACCGAACTGGAAACCGCCCGAACAGCCGTGGCCCGATTCCGCAGCCTGGGTATCCGGGTGTCTCTTGATGACTTTGGAACCGGGTATGCCGGTCTGTCGTATCTGCGCAATATTCCCTTTCACGAACTGAAGATTGATCGCTCGTTTGTACAGGATATTGCCGAAAACCCGCGGAGTCTGCACCTGTTCAGGATAATCTGCGAAATGGCCGAGTTGTTCGGTTTTTCCGTGATTGCCGAGGGTGTAGAAACCGAGGCACAGCACGCCGCCTTGCGTGAATCCTCCTGCAGGATTGCCCAGGGATTTTATTACGCCCGTCCGGAGAATCTGTGA
- a CDS encoding ankyrin repeat domain-containing protein, with product MVSRIFRHGSMLPGPNHAILIPMRVIALTLFVLLALMAWGCASLRSPSLNEIRTHGEVSSGIRIQHSLYFLHHYTLYQTGTVIIPMFVSTNPRVHWNTVTLYHAELDAEGQVQQLVPLTQVRLPDQWSNRTTASHSRGTIDQGQVVFTYPAGWDSDAKQTVYASIAAPVTEPPELLTGSGYTAVGYEEVGSTRVWEYVGVLEYWHWGLPTAVDVTESSIAELVQLIISGDGDRYAVAAAIRELDQRQERTALAEVAAQLYRQLQPRSAAGGGFAAVETRLVHTVMTETLLHSPANAGRDPAATGHDISGMAAEPLLLIPGDLHRAAYQNRITQLQQLVADGADPNELDRLGIPPVTYAVLGGSPRALAVLSAAGADLEQPSAHGTPPWFIAAHTPVRRSFVRLWKPGEQAGQNSEE from the coding sequence ATGGTTTCCAGGATTTTTCGCCATGGCAGCATGCTGCCGGGACCGAATCATGCTATACTGATACCTATGCGGGTGATCGCGCTGACGCTATTCGTACTGCTCGCGCTGATGGCATGGGGCTGTGCCTCGCTGCGGTCGCCATCCCTCAACGAGATACGCACTCATGGCGAGGTCTCGTCCGGAATACGTATTCAGCACAGTCTCTATTTTCTGCATCACTACACCCTGTATCAAACCGGTACCGTGATTATCCCGATGTTCGTATCCACTAATCCCAGGGTCCACTGGAATACCGTAACCCTGTACCACGCAGAGCTCGATGCCGAGGGGCAGGTGCAGCAGCTGGTGCCGCTGACACAGGTACGGCTTCCTGACCAGTGGAGTAACCGCACCACAGCCAGTCACAGCCGTGGGACAATCGATCAGGGGCAGGTGGTGTTCACCTACCCGGCCGGCTGGGACAGTGACGCCAAGCAGACGGTGTACGCCAGCATCGCGGCCCCTGTAACAGAACCCCCGGAACTGCTGACGGGTTCCGGATATACGGCAGTCGGATACGAGGAGGTGGGATCAACCCGGGTCTGGGAATACGTGGGCGTGCTGGAATACTGGCACTGGGGGCTGCCGACAGCCGTTGATGTTACCGAAAGCAGCATTGCAGAGCTTGTCCAGCTGATTATCAGTGGTGACGGCGACCGGTATGCGGTGGCAGCAGCGATCCGGGAACTGGATCAGCGACAGGAGCGCACCGCACTGGCAGAGGTGGCGGCACAGTTGTACCGGCAGCTGCAGCCGCGCTCTGCTGCCGGCGGCGGATTTGCCGCAGTGGAAACCAGGCTGGTGCACACCGTAATGACCGAGACACTGCTACACAGCCCTGCCAACGCAGGGAGGGATCCGGCCGCCACTGGTCACGACATCTCCGGGATGGCTGCCGAGCCGCTGCTGTTGATCCCTGGTGATTTGCATCGCGCTGCATACCAGAACCGGATCACTCAGCTGCAGCAGCTGGTGGCTGACGGGGCGGATCCCAACGAACTGGACCGACTGGGGATACCGCCAGTCACCTATGCAGTACTTGGCGGTAGTCCGCGTGCTCTGGCAGTCTTATCCGCCGCAGGTGCGGACCTGGAACAGCCGAGCGCTCATGGCACCCCGCCATGGTTTATTGCTGCCCACACCCCGGTCAGGCGCAGTTTTGTCCGGTTGTGGAAACCCGGAGAGCAGGCAGGTCAGAATTCAGAGGAATAA
- a CDS encoding GMP reductase: MLIEEGLRIDFSDVLFKPMRSTLRSRSEVQLIRKMKFRHSPATWEGVPIMAANMDTTGTFAIARKFMQYRMITTIHKHYTLDDWKAFLADIDTAQAAEYVVPSMGTSDQDIQRIRELFALFPRFKFLCIDVANGYSEFFSGFVRRIRQEFPEIILIAGNVVSGDMTQELILSGADIVKVGIGPGSACTTRIQTGVGMSQLSAIIDCANVAHGLDGQVIGDGGCTCPGDVAKAFGGGADFVMIGGMFAGHDESGGEMIEEVHQTSQMETDDNGTVIGPMYETRRYKMFYGMSSKKANEKYAGGLKDYRSSEGREVKIPYRGPIEATIIDLTGGLRSACTYVGARTIKDLPKCTTFVRVTTQYNTMYEK, from the coding sequence ATGCTGATCGAAGAAGGCCTCCGCATAGATTTTTCCGATGTGCTGTTCAAGCCGATGCGGTCAACCCTGCGCAGCCGCTCAGAGGTGCAGCTGATTCGCAAGATGAAATTCCGCCACTCTCCGGCAACCTGGGAAGGGGTTCCTATAATGGCGGCCAACATGGACACCACCGGAACCTTTGCAATAGCCCGAAAATTCATGCAGTACCGGATGATCACCACCATCCACAAGCACTACACCCTTGATGACTGGAAAGCCTTCCTGGCAGACATCGATACGGCCCAGGCCGCCGAGTATGTAGTCCCATCCATGGGAACATCAGATCAGGATATCCAGCGCATCCGCGAACTGTTCGCCCTCTTTCCCCGGTTCAAGTTCCTCTGCATCGACGTTGCCAATGGCTATAGTGAGTTTTTCTCCGGCTTTGTACGCAGGATCCGTCAGGAGTTTCCCGAAATTATTCTGATTGCCGGTAATGTAGTGTCGGGAGACATGACGCAGGAACTGATCCTGTCAGGTGCCGACATAGTCAAGGTAGGCATCGGCCCCGGCAGTGCCTGCACCACACGGATTCAAACCGGCGTGGGTATGAGCCAGCTTTCGGCGATTATCGACTGTGCAAACGTAGCGCATGGGCTCGATGGACAGGTAATCGGTGACGGCGGCTGCACCTGTCCCGGGGATGTCGCCAAGGCCTTTGGCGGCGGTGCCGACTTTGTGATGATCGGCGGGATGTTTGCTGGCCATGATGAGTCCGGTGGCGAGATGATCGAGGAGGTACACCAGACATCACAGATGGAAACCGACGATAACGGCACCGTCATCGGGCCGATGTATGAGACCAGACGCTACAAGATGTTCTACGGGATGTCCAGCAAGAAAGCCAACGAGAAATACGCCGGCGGGCTGAAGGACTACCGTTCAAGCGAGGGGCGCGAGGTCAAGATCCCGTACCGCGGTCCGATCGAGGCAACCATCATTGATCTGACCGGCGGGCTGCGTTCTGCCTGCACCTATGTCGGCGCTCGAACCATCAAGGATCTGCCCAAGTGCACTACCTTTGTGCGGGTTACCACCCAGTACAACACGATGTACGAGAAATAA
- a CDS encoding ROK family transcriptional regulator → MNDSKPEQYAAQILSLLFRSPGLSRADLSGQLGIDRGMITRIVKRLSADGLVRERRDSMHSGPRNDTNSSAPGRRPIPLQLNDSDSCVLGLEVQRDFIKVSRVTVYGTIISTRIHPHPSRQNIRAEIIQAIERELNCTAPRVLGIGIAASGLADPRTGCIVHSPHLGVDSTPLDLQTPLQQYFDLPVRVDNDARCCCYDVMTYGSLQQHHSFLYLFCELNDDQTDPERYENVGIGSAIVLNGAIQYGSHSAAGEFRSIFANPDTHSQFAADLGRAPLRIKSDQALRTRFLEDLAANFAMIANYLDVAAIYLGGGIERYQEEARPIFARALHTTRLYRQDHQRGVEIHFAESDAKPAVRGAAALIARALFL, encoded by the coding sequence ATGAACGATTCCAAGCCTGAACAGTATGCTGCGCAGATTCTGTCGCTGCTCTTCAGATCCCCCGGCCTGAGCCGGGCGGATCTGTCCGGCCAGCTGGGGATTGATCGCGGCATGATCACCCGGATTGTGAAACGACTTTCCGCAGATGGTCTGGTGCGTGAGCGCCGGGATTCGATGCACTCCGGTCCCCGAAACGACACCAACAGCTCTGCGCCCGGGCGACGCCCGATCCCCCTGCAGTTGAACGACAGCGATTCGTGTGTCCTGGGGCTGGAGGTGCAACGGGACTTCATAAAGGTGAGCCGGGTTACGGTGTATGGCACTATCATCTCCACCCGGATCCATCCCCACCCGTCACGGCAGAACATACGCGCAGAGATCATTCAGGCTATCGAGCGCGAACTGAACTGCACCGCCCCGCGTGTCCTGGGCATCGGTATCGCCGCCAGCGGCCTGGCTGACCCCCGTACCGGCTGCATCGTACACAGCCCCCATCTGGGGGTAGACTCCACTCCGCTTGATCTGCAGACCCCGCTGCAGCAGTACTTTGATCTGCCGGTGCGGGTGGACAACGATGCCCGCTGCTGCTGCTACGATGTCATGACCTATGGGAGTCTGCAGCAGCATCACAGTTTCCTGTATCTCTTCTGCGAACTGAACGACGATCAGACCGACCCTGAGCGTTACGAGAATGTAGGCATCGGCAGTGCCATCGTGCTGAACGGTGCCATCCAGTATGGCAGCCACAGTGCAGCCGGCGAGTTTCGCAGCATATTCGCCAATCCGGATACCCATTCCCAGTTCGCCGCCGATCTGGGCAGGGCACCGCTGCGGATAAAGTCAGACCAGGCCCTGCGCACCCGTTTTCTGGAGGATCTTGCCGCCAACTTTGCCATGATTGCCAATTACCTCGATGTAGCGGCAATCTATCTTGGCGGGGGGATCGAGCGCTATCAGGAGGAGGCGCGCCCGATCTTTGCGCGTGCGCTGCATACCACTCGCCTGTACCGGCAGGACCACCAACGCGGAGTGGAGATTCATTTTGCCGAGAGCGATGCCAAACCCGCAGTGCGGGGTGCCGCAGCGCTGATTGCCAGAGCATTATTCCTCTGA